In Chryseobacterium gotjawalense, the following are encoded in one genomic region:
- a CDS encoding polyprenyl synthetase family protein — protein sequence MANIVEEIKKPINAEMKLFEQKFYESMQSNVALLDKVTRFIVTTKGKQMRPMFVFLCAKLVGEVNEKSFRGASMIELIHTATLVHDDVVDESFKRRNFFSINALWKNKIAVLVGDYLLSKAVLLSTDHKDFDLLAVISRTIREMAEGELLQLEKARKLDITEEVYYEIIRQKTATLIAACCEIGVLSASNDETLAKKMMEFGTHTGMAFQIKDDLFDYLTTTIIGKPVGIDIKEQKMTLPLIYTLKMANEKDRKYFFTTIKRYNNDQKRVKELIEFVKKSGGLDYAVGKMKEYQQKAKDILADFPESEAKKSLQLMLDYVIERKF from the coding sequence GTGGCGAACATCGTAGAAGAAATAAAAAAACCGATTAATGCAGAGATGAAACTTTTTGAACAGAAGTTTTACGAATCGATGCAGAGCAATGTGGCACTTTTGGACAAGGTTACGCGATTTATCGTTACAACCAAAGGGAAACAAATGCGCCCGATGTTTGTATTTCTCTGTGCGAAATTAGTAGGCGAAGTGAATGAAAAATCTTTCCGTGGCGCGTCTATGATCGAGCTGATCCATACCGCAACTTTGGTGCATGATGATGTGGTAGATGAAAGTTTCAAACGCCGTAATTTCTTTTCCATCAATGCGTTGTGGAAAAACAAGATTGCGGTTTTGGTTGGTGATTATCTTTTGTCAAAAGCGGTTTTACTGTCGACCGATCACAAAGATTTCGATCTGTTAGCGGTAATTTCCAGAACGATTCGCGAGATGGCCGAAGGTGAACTGTTACAGTTGGAGAAAGCCCGGAAACTTGATATTACGGAAGAGGTGTATTATGAAATTATCCGCCAGAAAACGGCGACACTCATCGCGGCTTGTTGTGAAATCGGCGTGCTTTCTGCAAGCAATGATGAAACTTTAGCCAAAAAAATGATGGAGTTCGGAACGCATACGGGAATGGCTTTTCAAATTAAAGATGATTTATTCGATTACCTGACGACTACAATTATCGGAAAACCTGTCGGAATTGACATCAAAGAACAGAAGATGACTTTGCCCTTAATTTACACTTTAAAAATGGCCAACGAAAAAGACCGTAAGTATTTTTTCACAACCATAAAACGCTACAATAACGATCAGAAAAGGGTTAAAGAACTCATTGAATTTGTGAAAAAATCTGGAGGTCTGGATTATGCGGTAGGCAAAATGAAAGAATATCAGCAAAAAGCAAAAGATATTTTGGCTGATTTCCCTGAGTCCGAAGCAAAGAAATCATTACAGTTAATGCTTGATTACGTTATTGAAAGAAAATTCTAA
- a CDS encoding YoaK family protein: MFSHIGKTRTPRHNLGIASLLSFVAGLVNVVGFFSVQKLTTNVTGHFAFFVDEVFKLNFENAFHVALFVFYFFFGAFFANFTVEIYSRIRENETYVFPIITEALILTIIAFTGNYLIKTNPDVIAYSLLFAMGMQNSLVTSISKSIVRTTHLTGLFTDMGIEFSQLFFYKDQFHKRRLLKSIKLRVTIIFMFFVGGVSGGILFEHFGIQSLILGSVILLGGLLYDFIKIRLLLLKRKNG; encoded by the coding sequence ATGTTTTCGCACATCGGCAAAACCAGAACTCCCAGACATAACCTTGGAATCGCTTCGCTACTTTCTTTTGTGGCGGGATTGGTGAATGTGGTAGGCTTTTTTTCCGTTCAGAAACTGACAACCAATGTGACCGGGCATTTTGCTTTTTTTGTAGATGAAGTTTTCAAACTCAATTTCGAAAATGCATTTCATGTCGCGTTGTTTGTTTTCTATTTTTTCTTCGGAGCTTTTTTTGCCAATTTTACGGTCGAAATCTATTCCAGAATCAGGGAAAATGAAACCTATGTTTTCCCCATTATTACTGAAGCTTTAATACTTACAATCATCGCTTTCACAGGAAATTATCTGATAAAGACAAATCCCGATGTCATCGCTTACAGCTTGCTTTTTGCCATGGGAATGCAGAACTCTTTGGTGACTAGTATATCGAAATCGATTGTTCGCACGACTCACCTAACCGGACTTTTCACCGATATGGGCATCGAATTTTCTCAGTTGTTTTTTTATAAAGATCAATTTCACAAACGCAGATTACTGAAATCTATAAAATTAAGAGTTACGATTATCTTCATGTTCTTTGTAGGCGGTGTTTCTGGTGGTATTTTGTTCGAGCATTTTGGCATCCAATCATTAATTCTCGGCTCAGTAATTTTGCTGGGAGGATTGCTTTACGATTTCATCAAAATCAGGCTCCTTTTATTAAAACGAAAAAACGGGTGA
- the rlmN gene encoding 23S rRNA (adenine(2503)-C(2))-methyltransferase RlmN translates to MKDIRTLSLDQLQEYFVSLGEKPFRAKQVYDWLWSKNMHSVDEMTNLSKDLRDRISQEYIINPISVDQLQRSKDGTIKNGVKLHDGLLVESVLIPTETRTTACVSSQVGCSLNCEFCATARLKRMRNLEVAEIVDQVALIDRQSKLYFGRPLSNIVFMGMGEPMMNYKNVVESIKKITEPEGMGMSPRRITVSTSGIPKMIKMLADEDIRVKLALSLHSAIEKKRNEIMPFSDKFPLTDIMDSLKYWYEKTGNIITFEYCVWKGINDQDEDIKALIRYCKQIPSKVNLIQYNPIGDGKYDQCNKAAEDNYVRQLEKAGITVMIRRSRGGDIDAACGQLANKSSE, encoded by the coding sequence ATGAAAGACATCCGAACTTTATCGCTCGATCAGTTACAGGAATATTTCGTCTCTTTAGGCGAGAAACCTTTTCGTGCAAAACAAGTCTATGACTGGCTTTGGAGCAAAAACATGCATTCGGTCGATGAGATGACGAATCTTTCTAAAGATTTGAGAGACCGTATTTCACAGGAATACATCATCAATCCGATTTCGGTAGATCAGCTTCAAAGGTCGAAAGACGGAACCATTAAAAACGGCGTGAAATTACACGATGGACTTTTGGTAGAATCTGTTCTGATTCCGACTGAAACAAGAACTACAGCCTGCGTTTCTTCACAGGTCGGTTGTTCGCTGAACTGCGAGTTTTGCGCCACCGCACGGCTCAAACGAATGCGGAATCTGGAAGTTGCAGAAATCGTAGATCAGGTGGCCTTGATCGACAGACAAAGTAAATTATATTTTGGGCGGCCACTTTCAAATATCGTGTTTATGGGAATGGGCGAACCGATGATGAATTACAAAAACGTCGTAGAATCGATTAAAAAAATCACGGAACCTGAAGGAATGGGAATGTCTCCAAGACGGATTACCGTTTCAACCTCGGGAATTCCGAAGATGATTAAAATGTTGGCTGACGAAGATATTCGCGTGAAATTGGCGCTTTCTTTACATTCTGCCATTGAGAAAAAACGGAATGAAATCATGCCTTTTTCTGATAAATTCCCTTTAACCGATATTATGGATTCCCTGAAATATTGGTACGAAAAAACAGGAAATATTATCACTTTTGAATATTGTGTCTGGAAAGGAATTAATGATCAGGATGAAGACATCAAAGCTTTGATCCGGTATTGCAAACAGATTCCAAGCAAAGTAAACTTAATTCAATACAACCCAATCGGAGACGGAAAATATGACCAATGCAATAAAGCAGCGGAAGACAATTACGTTCGGCAGTTAGAAAAAGCAGGGATTACCGTGATGATCCGCAGAAGCCGCGGCGGCGATATTGATGCTGCTTGCGGACAACTCGCCAATAAAAGCAGTGAGTAA
- the queA gene encoding tRNA preQ1(34) S-adenosylmethionine ribosyltransferase-isomerase QueA produces the protein MKTSHFNFDLPEELLAEHPSEHRDEAKLMVLNRATQTIEHKLFKDVVDYFDEHDLFIFNNTKVFPARLYGNKEKTGAKIEVFLLRELDKETRVWDVLVDPARKIRIGNKLFFTEDEGLVAEVIDNTTSRGRTLRFLYDGSYEEFRAKLKELGETPLPKYFKREVEPEDAERYQTIYAKYEGAVAAPTAGLHFSKHLMKRLEIKGIDFAEITLHVGLGTFNPIEVEDLSKHKMESEEAIITQENADIINKAVAEGRRVCAVGTTTMRTIETSVSSNKKIGPYHGWTNKFIFPPHDFGVANCMITNFHTPKSTLMMMVAAFAGKDFLMHAYEEAIKHKYKFYSYGDAMLII, from the coding sequence ATGAAAACATCCCATTTTAACTTTGACTTGCCAGAAGAGCTTTTGGCAGAACATCCATCAGAACACAGAGACGAGGCAAAACTCATGGTCCTTAACCGAGCTACTCAAACCATTGAACATAAATTATTTAAAGATGTCGTAGATTATTTCGACGAACATGATCTTTTTATCTTTAATAATACCAAAGTTTTTCCAGCAAGATTGTATGGAAATAAAGAAAAAACAGGAGCCAAAATCGAAGTTTTCTTATTAAGAGAACTGGATAAAGAAACCCGCGTTTGGGACGTATTGGTAGATCCGGCCCGTAAAATCAGAATCGGTAATAAATTATTCTTTACCGAAGATGAAGGTTTGGTTGCTGAAGTTATAGACAATACCACTTCCAGAGGAAGAACTTTACGATTTTTATACGATGGTTCTTACGAAGAATTCCGTGCGAAATTAAAAGAACTGGGCGAAACTCCTCTTCCTAAATATTTCAAAAGAGAAGTAGAACCTGAAGATGCTGAACGTTACCAAACGATTTATGCAAAATATGAAGGTGCAGTAGCAGCGCCAACCGCAGGTTTACACTTTTCTAAACATTTGATGAAAAGACTGGAAATCAAAGGAATTGATTTTGCAGAAATTACACTTCATGTCGGTTTAGGTACCTTCAATCCCATTGAAGTTGAAGATTTATCAAAACACAAAATGGAGTCAGAGGAAGCGATTATCACTCAGGAAAACGCAGACATCATCAACAAAGCAGTAGCAGAAGGCAGAAGAGTTTGCGCAGTTGGAACCACGACGATGAGAACGATTGAAACTTCAGTTTCTTCCAACAAAAAAATCGGACCTTATCATGGCTGGACCAATAAATTTATTTTCCCGCCACACGATTTCGGTGTCGCCAACTGTATGATTACCAATTTCCACACCCCAAAATCTACATTAATGATGATGGTTGCAGCATTCGCTGGGAAAGATTTCCTGATGCATGCTTACGAAGAAGCCATCAAGCACAAATATAAATTCTATTCTTACGGTGACGCGATGCTGATCATCTAA
- a CDS encoding inorganic pyrophosphatase, whose product MIPNFKAHPWHGIPVGDEAPNVVNVFVEIVPSDTIKYEIDKQSGYLKVDRPQQFSNIIPALYGFIPRTYCHDEVLKLALESGAENVTAGDLDPLDICVLSSHNIHSGGMLMEALPIGGFKMIDKGEADDKIVAVMKGDHAFGHFRDITELPQAEVKRLMHYFLTYKNLPDEPAKCTIHEVYGAEHAKKVIQASQKDYANKFGG is encoded by the coding sequence ATGATACCGAATTTTAAAGCACATCCATGGCACGGGATTCCTGTTGGAGATGAAGCGCCAAATGTTGTAAATGTCTTTGTGGAAATTGTACCAAGTGATACCATAAAATATGAAATCGACAAACAGAGTGGTTATTTAAAAGTTGACCGTCCACAGCAGTTCTCCAATATCATTCCTGCTTTATACGGATTCATTCCGAGAACTTACTGTCATGATGAAGTATTGAAACTTGCCCTCGAAAGCGGTGCAGAAAACGTTACTGCGGGTGATTTAGACCCGTTGGATATTTGTGTATTGAGCTCTCACAATATTCACTCCGGTGGAATGCTGATGGAAGCTTTGCCGATCGGTGGTTTTAAAATGATTGATAAAGGGGAAGCTGATGACAAAATTGTTGCGGTAATGAAAGGCGACCATGCTTTTGGGCATTTCAGAGATATTACCGAATTGCCTCAGGCAGAAGTAAAGCGGTTAATGCATTATTTCCTTACCTACAAAAACCTTCCGGATGAGCCTGCAAAATGCACCATCCACGAAGTTTACGGTGCGGAACATGCGAAAAAAGTGATTCAGGCCTCACAGAAAGATTACGCAAATAAATTTGGTGGTTAA
- a CDS encoding DUF7935 family protein: MIESPYFPYAFALLIAVPFLIYTRQFVYSYIKFKKQELNFLTVKGQSEQRIHAYERITLFLERIKPANLVTKFDENLATHEYLFLIEKTINEEFDYNASQQLYLTKNSWNKVVNCKNNTLHLLHKTYENLSNESTLQDYKTVFLMNYMNGEDYISTCIEDLRKENLIIN, encoded by the coding sequence ATGATAGAATCGCCTTATTTTCCCTACGCATTTGCGCTACTGATTGCAGTTCCATTTTTGATATATACCAGACAGTTTGTGTACAGCTATATCAAATTCAAAAAACAGGAACTTAATTTTTTAACCGTAAAAGGACAATCCGAGCAGCGAATTCATGCATATGAAAGAATAACCCTTTTCCTGGAAAGAATAAAGCCTGCGAATTTGGTGACCAAATTTGATGAGAATTTAGCAACTCACGAATACTTGTTTTTGATTGAAAAAACCATTAACGAAGAATTTGATTATAATGCATCTCAACAGCTTTATTTAACTAAAAACTCCTGGAATAAAGTCGTAAACTGTAAAAATAATACGCTGCATTTGCTCCATAAAACCTACGAAAATCTGAGCAATGAAAGTACACTGCAGGATTACAAAACAGTTTTTTTGATGAATTACATGAACGGAGAGGATTATATTTCGACCTGTATAGAAGACCTGAGAAAAGAAAACTTAATTATAAATTAA
- the radC gene encoding RadC family protein, protein MSIKFLAEDDRPREKFLLKGKNALSDAELLAIIMGSGNRENSAVELGRKILNSVGNNWHNLSLLQISDLMKFKGIGEAKAISIATALEIGRRRAAQEVPEKIQISSSNESYKVLLPYLSDLHTEEFWAIYLNQNNRIVGKGRLSSGGINQSVVDIRILFKIAFEHLATGIVIAHNHPSGNLKPSSEDLRITKQIAEAGKILNIQLLDHLIIAQNSYLSFADENLL, encoded by the coding sequence ATGTCTATTAAATTTCTTGCAGAAGACGACCGGCCGAGAGAAAAGTTTTTACTAAAAGGTAAAAATGCACTTTCGGATGCGGAGCTGTTGGCCATCATTATGGGAAGCGGCAACAGAGAAAATTCTGCCGTAGAATTGGGAAGAAAAATTCTAAATTCTGTGGGGAATAACTGGCATAATTTATCACTTTTGCAAATTTCTGATTTAATGAAATTTAAAGGAATAGGAGAAGCCAAAGCCATCTCAATCGCCACTGCACTGGAAATTGGCAGAAGAAGAGCCGCTCAGGAAGTTCCTGAAAAAATACAAATCAGCAGTAGCAATGAAAGTTATAAAGTCTTACTTCCGTATTTATCAGATCTGCATACAGAAGAATTTTGGGCAATTTATCTGAATCAGAATAACAGAATTGTAGGCAAAGGCAGATTGTCTTCCGGAGGAATTAATCAGTCGGTGGTTGATATCAGAATTCTTTTTAAAATCGCTTTTGAACATCTTGCCACCGGAATTGTTATCGCTCATAACCATCCATCGGGCAATCTGAAACCCAGTTCAGAAGATTTAAGAATTACCAAACAAATTGCAGAAGCAGGCAAAATATTAAATATCCAGTTGCTGGATCATTTGATTATTGCGCAAAACTCTTACTTAAGTTTTGCAGACGAAAATTTATTATGA
- a CDS encoding ABC transporter ATP-binding protein — protein MIKARNIHKSYGDLEVLKGVDVHILEGEVVSIVGESGAGKSTLLQILGTLDKPTDIKHFDTQIELAGQSFINMSDRQLSKFRNENIGFVFQFHQLLPEFSALENVLLPTKIAGKNEKESIDKAYSLFEDLNIAHRIHHKPNQMSGGEAQRTAVARALINSPKIIFADEPTGNLDSKNADDLHQLFFDLRDKYNQTFVIVTHNIHLADTTDRKLVMKDGQIIY, from the coding sequence ATGATTAAAGCGCGTAATATTCATAAGTCCTACGGTGATTTAGAAGTGTTGAAAGGAGTTGATGTTCACATTTTAGAAGGCGAAGTCGTTTCCATTGTCGGCGAATCCGGCGCCGGAAAATCAACGTTACTTCAGATTTTGGGAACCCTTGATAAGCCCACTGATATTAAACATTTTGACACCCAAATCGAATTGGCAGGGCAGTCTTTCATTAATATGAGTGACCGGCAACTGTCGAAATTCAGAAATGAAAATATTGGGTTCGTCTTTCAGTTTCATCAGCTTTTACCTGAGTTTTCAGCCTTGGAAAATGTTTTGTTACCAACGAAAATAGCCGGTAAAAACGAGAAGGAATCGATAGATAAAGCTTATTCCCTTTTTGAAGATTTGAATATTGCCCACAGGATTCACCACAAACCGAATCAAATGTCCGGTGGTGAAGCGCAGAGAACAGCGGTCGCAAGAGCGTTGATTAATTCTCCTAAGATTATTTTCGCTGATGAACCAACCGGAAATTTAGATTCTAAAAATGCTGACGATTTACATCAGCTTTTCTTCGATTTACGGGACAAGTATAATCAAACCTTTGTAATTGTAACCCATAACATTCATCTTGCAGACACAACCGACCGTAAATTGGTAATGAAAGACGGCCAGATTATTTATTAA
- a CDS encoding pyruvate dehydrogenase complex dihydrolipoamide acetyltransferase codes for MAEVITMPRLSDTMTDGKVAKWHKKVGDAVKEGDILAEIETDKAVQDFESEFNGTLLFIGTEEGGSSPVDSVLAIIGNPGEDISALTGGKTETAVSEKAEEKKTDEQPSTETQSAGTQEIPAGVEVITMPRLSDTMTEGKVAKWHFKVGDTVKEGDVLAEIETDKAVQDFESEVNGTLLYTSVGEGEASPVDTVLAIIGPAGTDVSGLTSGGAKKADSKPAAEKSSENASVSENTSAQTVANSSTERLAISPLAKKMAEDKGIDVHSLKGTGENGRIVKKDIENYQPGAAASAKQEVSASAAVAAPAQVAVNFVQGQDSETPNSQVRNIIAKRLSESKFTAPHYYLIVEINMDKAIEARKEINSLPDTKISFNDMIIKATAMALRKHPQVNSTWKEDKIIHHGNINVGVAVAIPDGLVVPVLKNADQMNYNQISAGVKDMAGRAKSKGLKANEMEGSTFSVSNLGMFGIETFTSIINQPNSAILSVGAIVEKPIVKNGQIVVGNVMKLSLACDHRVVDGATGAQFLQTLRTYLEQPLSLLL; via the coding sequence ATGGCAGAAGTGATTACAATGCCCCGTCTTTCAGATACGATGACGGACGGTAAAGTGGCGAAATGGCACAAGAAAGTAGGAGATGCAGTAAAAGAAGGAGATATCTTGGCCGAAATCGAAACTGACAAAGCCGTACAGGATTTCGAATCAGAATTTAACGGTACATTATTATTTATCGGTACAGAAGAAGGTGGCTCATCACCTGTTGATTCCGTATTGGCTATTATAGGAAACCCAGGTGAAGATATTTCTGCATTAACAGGCGGAAAAACCGAGACCGCAGTTTCAGAAAAAGCAGAAGAAAAGAAAACAGACGAACAACCCTCCACAGAAACGCAGTCTGCAGGCACCCAAGAAATTCCTGCCGGTGTTGAAGTAATCACAATGCCACGTCTTTCTGATACAATGACAGAAGGAAAAGTGGCAAAATGGCATTTCAAAGTTGGCGATACTGTAAAAGAAGGTGATGTTTTAGCAGAGATTGAAACCGATAAAGCCGTTCAGGATTTCGAATCAGAAGTGAATGGAACTTTACTTTACACCAGCGTTGGCGAAGGTGAAGCAAGTCCCGTTGATACTGTTTTAGCAATCATCGGACCTGCAGGAACTGATGTTTCCGGTCTAACTTCCGGTGGAGCGAAAAAAGCAGATTCAAAACCTGCTGCTGAAAAATCTTCAGAAAATGCTTCCGTTTCAGAAAATACATCTGCACAAACCGTTGCAAATTCTTCTACCGAAAGACTGGCCATTTCTCCTTTAGCTAAAAAAATGGCTGAAGACAAAGGAATTGATGTTCATTCTTTAAAAGGAACAGGTGAAAACGGTAGAATTGTAAAAAAAGATATTGAGAATTATCAGCCAGGTGCTGCTGCATCAGCTAAACAGGAAGTTTCAGCTTCGGCTGCAGTTGCTGCTCCGGCGCAGGTTGCTGTGAATTTCGTTCAGGGTCAAGATTCTGAAACTCCAAATTCACAGGTTAGAAACATTATTGCAAAACGTCTTTCTGAAAGTAAATTCACGGCGCCGCATTATTATCTGATCGTTGAAATCAATATGGATAAAGCGATTGAAGCCAGAAAAGAAATCAATTCTTTACCGGATACCAAGATTTCATTTAATGATATGATCATTAAAGCGACAGCGATGGCTTTAAGAAAACATCCGCAGGTGAATTCTACCTGGAAAGAAGATAAAATCATTCACCACGGAAATATCAACGTAGGTGTTGCTGTGGCAATTCCTGATGGATTAGTGGTTCCTGTGTTGAAAAATGCAGATCAGATGAATTACAATCAAATTTCTGCCGGCGTAAAAGATATGGCAGGAAGAGCGAAATCTAAAGGTTTGAAAGCTAATGAAATGGAAGGTTCTACTTTCTCAGTTTCTAACTTGGGAATGTTCGGCATTGAAACTTTCACCTCAATTATCAACCAACCAAACTCCGCAATTCTTTCAGTAGGAGCAATTGTTGAAAAACCAATTGTAAAAAATGGTCAAATCGTGGTTGGAAATGTCATGAAACTTTCATTGGCATGTGACCATAGAGTAGTTGACGGTGCGACAGGAGCGCAGTTTTTACAGACATTAAGAACGTATTTAGAACAACCTTTATCCTTGCTTCTGTAA
- the pdhA gene encoding pyruvate dehydrogenase (acetyl-transferring) E1 component subunit alpha: protein MKEFSKEVYLKWYEEMTMWRRFEDKCRSLYLKQKIRGFLHLYNGQEAIPAGFTHAMDLSKDSMITAYRCHIHPMAMGVDPKRILAELCGKATGTSGGMGGSMHIFSKEHRFYGGHGIVGGQIPLGAGIAFGDKYFDRKAVNICFFGDGAARQGSLHETFNMAMNWKLPVVFVVENNGYAMGTSVKRTANHEDIYKLGLGYEMPCLAVDAMDPEKVAEAAFEAIERARRGDGPTFIEARTYRFRGHSMSDAEPYRSKEEVAEYKKEDPIEIVKKRILDNNWATEDELTAMEDKSKDFVEECVEFMEQSPYPDLDKVYDYVYAQEDYPFINKLENN, encoded by the coding sequence ATGAAAGAATTTTCGAAAGAGGTGTACCTGAAGTGGTACGAAGAAATGACAATGTGGAGAAGGTTTGAAGACAAATGCCGTTCTCTTTATCTAAAACAAAAAATCAGAGGATTTTTACATTTATATAACGGTCAGGAAGCAATACCAGCTGGTTTTACACATGCGATGGATCTATCCAAAGACAGCATGATTACGGCGTATCGTTGTCACATTCATCCAATGGCAATGGGCGTAGATCCCAAAAGAATTTTAGCGGAACTTTGTGGGAAAGCCACTGGAACTTCTGGCGGAATGGGTGGCTCTATGCACATTTTCAGCAAAGAGCACCGTTTTTATGGTGGCCACGGAATTGTAGGCGGACAGATTCCATTAGGAGCAGGAATTGCTTTTGGCGATAAATACTTTGACAGAAAAGCGGTAAATATCTGTTTCTTCGGAGATGGAGCTGCAAGACAGGGATCTCTTCATGAAACCTTCAACATGGCGATGAACTGGAAACTTCCAGTGGTTTTCGTTGTCGAGAATAATGGATATGCAATGGGAACTTCTGTAAAAAGAACAGCCAATCATGAAGATATCTATAAATTAGGATTGGGTTACGAAATGCCTTGCCTTGCGGTGGATGCAATGGATCCTGAAAAAGTTGCTGAAGCAGCTTTTGAGGCAATTGAAAGAGCGAGAAGAGGAGACGGACCGACGTTCATCGAGGCGAGAACTTATCGTTTCAGAGGTCACTCTATGTCTGATGCAGAACCTTACAGAAGCAAAGAAGAAGTTGCTGAGTATAAAAAAGAAGACCCTATCGAAATCGTTAAGAAAAGAATCTTAGATAATAACTGGGCTACTGAAGACGAATTAACAGCAATGGAAGATAAATCCAAAGACTTCGTTGAAGAATGTGTCGAATTTATGGAGCAGTCTCCTTATCCGGATCTGGATAAAGTTTACGACTACGTTTATGCGCAGGAAGATTATCCTTTCATCAATAAATTAGAAAATAACTAA